The Halomicrobium salinisoli genome contains a region encoding:
- a CDS encoding helix-turn-helix domain-containing protein, producing MSGSRDPTDADRSRRDLCVELEVVHEAAAACPLAGIDGEVVGVRQRLVDRTCRTDVTVRTSGSGGDASVVHATSEVDGGCPCAVFDAVGCVPEVTDVSDDRFRVEAYLPDRTALGELIDALESVTAEVHLCRIRRVDGAADDPGETVTVELAGLTEKQREAAVRAVASGYYERPRETSFGELADDLGVSKPALSQRLSAVEAKLATAAFVDAD from the coding sequence ATGAGCGGCAGTCGCGATCCGACCGACGCCGACCGGTCCCGGCGGGACCTCTGCGTCGAACTCGAGGTCGTCCACGAGGCGGCCGCTGCGTGTCCGCTGGCGGGGATCGACGGCGAGGTCGTCGGCGTCCGTCAGCGGCTCGTCGATCGGACCTGCCGGACGGACGTCACCGTCAGGACGTCGGGGAGCGGCGGCGACGCGTCCGTCGTCCACGCCACCAGCGAGGTCGACGGGGGGTGTCCCTGCGCCGTCTTCGACGCGGTCGGCTGCGTCCCGGAGGTCACCGACGTCTCGGACGATCGGTTCCGCGTCGAGGCGTACCTGCCCGACCGGACGGCCCTGGGCGAGCTGATCGACGCTCTGGAGAGCGTCACTGCCGAGGTACACCTGTGCCGGATCAGGCGGGTCGACGGCGCGGCGGACGACCCCGGCGAGACCGTCACCGTCGAGCTCGCCGGGCTGACCGAGAAACAGCGCGAGGCGGCCGTTCGGGCGGTCGCGAGCGGCTACTACGAGCGGCCGCGGGAGACGTCGTTCGGCGAGCTGGCCGACGACCTCGGCGTCTCGAAGCCGGCCCTCTCACAGCGGCTCAGTGCCGTCGAAGCGAAGCTCGCCACGGCGGCGTTCGTCGACGCCGACTGA
- a CDS encoding P-loop NTPase — translation MTERLLERLATVEDPDLGADVVSLGLVGDVETAATTARVPLALGAPYSPAETDLLADVRDRVEEAGYDADVVIDVDDATPAGDGTPAVIGLCSGKGGVGTSTVAVNLAAAMARRGARVGLFDADVYGPTVAHELGVDDGTADREPVTPVDSCDLELFGVGFLADGDGPVAGRPTEAAERIADAWAVLDWTDRDYVIVDLPSGSGATWEAALDRLPLVGTVVVTTPQSVAVAGAREAVAQCRDRDLPVLGVVENKRTFVCPECNAVHDRVDTRDGELLADDLDAPLLVRLPLDPTVREHAGAPIALAADGGITTGKFRQLARTVMDRVGRLRRRSHAERADGSKIDAA, via the coding sequence GTGACAGAGCGACTACTGGAGCGACTGGCGACCGTCGAGGACCCCGACCTCGGAGCGGACGTGGTCTCGCTGGGACTCGTCGGGGACGTGGAGACGGCGGCGACGACGGCGCGCGTGCCGCTGGCGCTGGGCGCGCCCTACTCGCCCGCGGAGACCGACCTGCTCGCCGACGTCCGCGACCGGGTCGAGGAGGCCGGCTACGACGCGGACGTCGTCATCGACGTCGACGACGCGACCCCCGCCGGCGACGGCACGCCGGCGGTGATCGGGCTCTGCTCCGGCAAGGGCGGCGTCGGGACCAGCACCGTGGCCGTGAACCTCGCCGCGGCGATGGCCCGCCGCGGCGCGCGGGTCGGGCTGTTCGACGCCGACGTCTACGGTCCGACTGTGGCCCACGAGCTGGGCGTCGACGACGGGACCGCCGACCGCGAACCGGTCACGCCGGTCGACTCCTGCGACCTCGAGCTGTTCGGCGTCGGGTTCCTCGCCGACGGGGACGGGCCGGTGGCCGGCCGTCCGACCGAGGCCGCCGAGCGGATCGCGGACGCCTGGGCGGTCCTCGACTGGACGGACCGCGACTACGTGATCGTCGACCTGCCGTCGGGCTCCGGTGCCACCTGGGAAGCGGCGCTGGATCGGCTCCCGCTGGTGGGGACCGTCGTCGTGACCACGCCCCAGTCTGTCGCGGTCGCCGGCGCGCGCGAGGCCGTCGCGCAGTGCCGGGACCGCGACCTCCCGGTGCTGGGCGTCGTCGAGAACAAGCGCACGTTCGTCTGCCCGGAGTGCAACGCGGTCCACGACCGCGTCGACACCAGGGACGGCGAGCTGCTGGCCGACGACCTGGACGCGCCCCTGCTGGTGCGGCTGCCGCTGGATCCGACTGTCCGGGAACACGCCGGGGCGCCGATCGCCCTCGCCGCCGACGGCGGGATCACGACCGGGAAGTTCCGCCAGCTCGCCCGGACGGTCATGGACCGCGTCGGCCGGCTCCGCCGTCGCTCCCACGCGGAGCGCGCCGACGGTTCGAAGATCGACGCCGCGTAG
- a CDS encoding phosphotransacetylase family protein → MNALLVTSTDAGIGKTAIALALAAEARDRDREVGYMKPTGTRLRSATGKTRDEDPMLARELLDLDAEMHELEPVVYSPTFVREVMRGREDPGEVRSRVVDSFETLAADRDLMVVEGSDDLATGSVIDLTDVDLAEAIDARVLIVAGYDEVGDVDEVLAAADQLGERLAGVVFNRVADAAIDELTEDVVPFLEGRGVPVFGLVPRDEELAGVPVADLAESLGAEVVSGDATLDARVERFTVGAMGSDSALGQFRRTRNAVMIAGGDRADVQAAALEAPGVEALLLTGGFRPPESVLGRARDEGVPVLLVQSDTRTTVDRVEGVLHSGRTRTERTVERARELLAESVDVDRLLSPAE, encoded by the coding sequence ATGAACGCGCTACTCGTCACATCGACCGACGCTGGTATCGGGAAGACGGCAATCGCCCTCGCGCTCGCCGCCGAGGCGCGCGACCGGGACCGCGAGGTGGGTTACATGAAGCCCACGGGCACCCGCCTGCGGAGCGCGACCGGCAAGACGCGCGACGAGGACCCAATGCTGGCCCGCGAGCTGCTGGACCTCGACGCGGAGATGCACGAGCTGGAACCCGTCGTCTACTCGCCGACGTTCGTCCGGGAGGTGATGCGCGGCCGCGAGGACCCCGGAGAGGTGCGATCGCGGGTCGTCGACAGCTTCGAGACCCTCGCCGCGGACAGGGACCTGATGGTCGTCGAGGGGAGCGACGACCTCGCGACCGGGAGCGTGATCGACCTCACCGACGTCGACCTCGCGGAGGCGATCGACGCGCGGGTGCTCATCGTCGCGGGGTACGACGAGGTCGGCGACGTCGACGAAGTGCTGGCCGCGGCCGACCAGCTCGGCGAGCGCCTGGCCGGCGTCGTCTTCAACCGCGTCGCCGACGCGGCGATCGACGAGCTCACGGAGGACGTCGTCCCGTTCCTCGAGGGCCGCGGCGTGCCGGTGTTCGGGCTCGTCCCCCGAGACGAGGAACTGGCCGGCGTCCCCGTGGCGGACCTCGCGGAGAGCCTCGGCGCGGAGGTCGTCTCGGGCGACGCGACGCTGGACGCCCGCGTCGAGCGGTTCACCGTGGGCGCGATGGGCAGCGACAGCGCGCTCGGCCAGTTCCGCCGGACGCGCAACGCCGTCATGATCGCCGGCGGTGACCGGGCGGACGTCCAGGCGGCGGCGCTGGAGGCGCCGGGCGTCGAGGCGCTGTTGCTGACCGGCGGCTTCCGCCCGCCGGAGAGCGTCCTCGGCCGCGCCCGCGACGAGGGCGTCCCCGTCTTGCTGGTCCAGTCCGACACGCGGACGACCGTCGACCGCGTCGAGGGCGTGCTTCACTCCGGCCGGACGCGCACCGAGCGGACGGTCGAACGGGCGCGCGAACTCCTCGCGGAGAGCGTCGACGTCGACCGGTTGCTGTCGCCGGCCGAGTGA